A single genomic interval of Persephonella atlantica harbors:
- the plsY gene encoding glycerol-3-phosphate 1-O-acyltransferase PlsY — MDIIYLLFTYLIASIPFGYVIGKISGKDITKVGSGNIGATNVARTVGKKAGIIVLILDMMKGFIPVYLAKIYLFPHYGDKYIAVVALTAVLGHCFSVFMKFKGGKGVATGIGVLLALSPKVALIIMILWTGIFLATGFVSLASIISAFISWIAMNYIDGNYYYTLSTLLASAVIIIKHSSNIDRLIKGTENRFIYK, encoded by the coding sequence ATGGACATAATTTACCTACTGTTCACCTATCTTATTGCCTCTATTCCATTTGGATATGTTATTGGAAAGATATCCGGTAAGGATATAACAAAGGTAGGTAGTGGTAATATCGGCGCTACAAATGTTGCAAGAACTGTTGGAAAGAAAGCAGGTATCATTGTTCTAATCCTTGACATGATGAAAGGTTTTATTCCTGTTTATCTGGCTAAAATCTATCTTTTTCCCCATTATGGTGATAAGTATATTGCTGTGGTTGCACTGACAGCGGTACTCGGTCACTGCTTTTCTGTATTTATGAAGTTTAAAGGTGGTAAAGGCGTCGCCACAGGTATAGGTGTCCTTCTTGCCCTCTCTCCAAAGGTTGCTCTCATTATAATGATTCTGTGGACAGGTATATTCCTTGCAACAGGATTTGTTTCACTTGCATCCATAATATCCGCTTTTATTTCCTGGATAGCTATGAATTATATTGATGGTAATTACTACTACACACTATCAACACTACTTGCTTCAGCTGTGATAATTATAAAACACTCATCAAATATTGATAGATTAATAAAAGGAACGGAAAACAGATTTATTTACAAATAG
- the pgsA gene encoding CDP-diacylglycerol--glycerol-3-phosphate 3-phosphatidyltransferase, translated as MNVEFEGSRSERLIRVAHSISLANILTLSRLFITPVLIYCILKDMYAISGILVVTAVLTDWLDGIIARKTNDVTKHGELLDPAVDKIFTISVLVAFVEKNIISSFVIFLVITREMIVTWLRSVMVNKGVVIPASFYGKVKTTFQLLSIFLLSINFTDLGILVLWLSIIIAYYSGFDYFKIFLKKRVWE; from the coding sequence TTGAATGTTGAGTTTGAAGGTTCCAGGTCAGAAAGATTGATAAGGGTGGCACACTCAATAAGTCTGGCAAATATACTTACCCTTTCCAGACTTTTTATAACACCTGTTCTGATATACTGTATCTTGAAGGATATGTATGCCATTTCTGGTATTCTGGTTGTTACTGCCGTCCTTACAGACTGGCTTGATGGTATTATCGCACGGAAAACTAACGATGTTACCAAACACGGAGAGTTACTTGACCCTGCAGTTGACAAGATATTCACAATATCAGTTCTGGTGGCATTTGTGGAAAAAAATATTATATCTTCCTTTGTTATATTTCTGGTAATAACGAGGGAGATGATTGTAACATGGCTTAGAAGTGTTATGGTAAACAAGGGAGTAGTTATCCCTGCATCTTTTTATGGAAAAGTGAAAACCACATTCCAGCTTCTATCTATCTTCCTCCTGTCAATAAATTTTACAGACTTGGGAATTTTAGTCCTATGGCTCTCTATTATCATTGCTTACTATTCTGGTTTTGATTACTTTAAAATATTTCTAAAAAAGAGAGTCTGGGAGTAA
- the ftsZ gene encoding cell division protein FtsZ has translation MENFDFDSKNPSKIKVFGVGGGGSNAVARMYQEGLKDVELYIINTDMQHLNSLPVPNRIHIGETVTRGLGAGSKPDIGEEAAKENIETIKQAMEGADMVFIAAGLGGGTGTGASPVIAQAAKEMGILTVAVVTKPFDFEGPRRSKLAEEGLMRLKDVVDTYIVIHNQKLATIAGKRFTFSEAFKLVDSILYKAVRGITDLILAPGLVNVDFADVKTIMEGGGKALIGVGSGRGENKIEEAVISATTSPLLEGTSIQGSRRLLINVEVSMDLSYADVEEAIAQIREQAHEDSHIIFGASLSQEIEDEIRITVVATDFEGEKPTEQKAKRLIERKIHKRTAPVEEEERKDPQIPGSLINEIEYEDLDIPAYIRKRKGEIN, from the coding sequence ATGGAGAATTTTGATTTTGATTCAAAGAATCCTTCAAAGATAAAAGTGTTCGGTGTTGGTGGTGGTGGAAGTAATGCTGTTGCAAGAATGTATCAGGAAGGTCTGAAAGATGTTGAGTTGTACATAATAAACACTGACATGCAGCATCTCAACTCTCTTCCTGTTCCAAACAGAATACATATCGGAGAGACTGTAACAAGAGGATTAGGCGCAGGTTCTAAACCTGATATTGGAGAGGAAGCTGCGAAGGAAAACATTGAAACAATAAAACAGGCAATGGAAGGAGCTGACATGGTATTTATAGCAGCTGGACTGGGAGGCGGAACAGGAACAGGTGCTTCTCCCGTTATAGCACAGGCTGCAAAAGAGATGGGTATTCTAACAGTTGCAGTTGTTACAAAGCCATTTGACTTCGAAGGACCAAGAAGATCAAAATTAGCTGAAGAAGGACTTATGCGTCTGAAGGATGTTGTTGATACATACATCGTTATACACAACCAGAAACTTGCAACCATTGCAGGAAAAAGATTTACTTTCAGTGAAGCATTTAAGCTTGTTGACAGCATCCTTTATAAAGCAGTGAGAGGAATAACAGACCTGATTCTTGCTCCTGGACTTGTGAATGTTGATTTTGCCGATGTGAAAACAATTATGGAAGGTGGAGGAAAAGCTCTAATAGGTGTTGGCTCTGGCAGAGGAGAAAACAAAATAGAAGAGGCTGTAATATCTGCAACAACATCCCCACTGCTTGAAGGAACATCCATACAGGGTTCAAGAAGATTGCTAATAAACGTTGAGGTAAGTATGGATCTTTCCTATGCAGATGTTGAGGAAGCTATTGCACAGATAAGAGAGCAGGCTCACGAGGATTCACACATAATATTTGGGGCATCTCTCAGTCAGGAGATAGAGGACGAAATAAGAATTACAGTTGTTGCCACAGATTTTGAAGGTGAAAAACCAACTGAGCAAAAGGCAAAAAGACTTATTGAAAGGAAGATTCACAAAAGGACAGCACCTGTTGAAGAAGAAGAAAGAAAAGATCCTCAAATCCCTGGTTCCCTTATAAATGAGATTGAATACGAAGATCTTGATATCCCAGCATATATCAGAAAGAGAAAAGGTGAAATTAATTGA
- the ftsA gene encoding cell division protein FtsA: protein MGKENILIVLDIGTSKITTLVGDVDDTGELHIVGFGESHSTGIEKGIVVKPHDVIKAIRKSIDAAENVAGTRIGGVIANVSGYHIECRNDSEKVEFNTNQKIVTQSDISQLIQKVASKVQPQKENLEIIHILPKKYILDDEDEVIDPVGLVASKLEGRFHIVLDKLNAYTNLKKIIESAGLKVIDFVANPVASSYAVLYPEEKEMGIAVIDIGAGTTDVAVYKDGSIEYVKSFPIGGNQVTMDIAHRFKVSKDEAESLKTEYGAALTEVAQNEIIEVYPRGSEESVQVDQFDLVDTIEARLSEIFEIVKKDLEESGYYRKINGGIVLTGGVANTPYIRELAENIFQLDVRIGKPKDYTGFSDKVAFPEYSTSVGMLLFAKSKISAMPGMTAHNSSNFDILKLGKTIIEKIKTIF from the coding sequence ATGGGGAAGGAAAACATACTGATAGTACTGGATATTGGAACATCAAAAATCACAACACTTGTGGGAGACGTTGACGATACAGGAGAACTCCATATCGTAGGATTTGGAGAATCCCATTCCACAGGTATAGAGAAGGGTATAGTGGTAAAACCACATGACGTAATAAAAGCCATAAGGAAGTCTATTGATGCTGCAGAAAATGTGGCAGGAACAAGAATAGGCGGAGTTATTGCAAATGTTAGTGGGTACCACATTGAATGCAGGAATGACTCAGAAAAGGTAGAGTTCAACACAAATCAGAAGATTGTGACACAGTCTGATATAAGTCAGCTTATACAGAAGGTTGCATCAAAAGTACAGCCACAGAAAGAAAATCTTGAGATAATTCATATACTTCCCAAAAAGTACATATTGGACGATGAGGATGAGGTTATAGATCCTGTTGGACTTGTTGCCTCAAAACTGGAAGGAAGATTTCATATAGTACTGGACAAATTAAACGCATATACAAATCTCAAAAAAATTATAGAGTCAGCAGGATTGAAGGTAATAGATTTTGTTGCAAATCCTGTTGCTTCATCTTACGCTGTTTTATATCCAGAAGAAAAAGAGATGGGTATTGCTGTTATTGATATTGGTGCTGGAACAACAGATGTCGCAGTTTACAAAGACGGTAGTATAGAGTATGTAAAATCATTTCCAATAGGTGGAAATCAGGTTACAATGGATATCGCTCACAGGTTTAAAGTATCAAAGGACGAGGCGGAAAGCCTGAAAACAGAATACGGAGCAGCATTAACTGAAGTAGCCCAAAATGAGATTATAGAGGTGTATCCACGGGGAAGCGAAGAGTCTGTCCAGGTTGACCAGTTTGATCTTGTTGACACAATCGAAGCAAGGTTATCAGAAATATTTGAGATAGTAAAAAAAGATTTAGAGGAATCAGGTTACTACAGAAAGATAAATGGAGGTATTGTTCTTACGGGAGGTGTTGCGAATACTCCATATATAAGAGAACTTGCAGAGAACATATTCCAGCTTGATGTGAGAATTGGAAAACCAAAAGATTACACAGGATTTAGCGATAAGGTAGCCTTTCCAGAATATTCAACATCTGTAGGGATGCTGCTCTTTGCAAAAAGCAAAATATCTGCTATGCCAGGCATGACCGCCCATAATTCTTCAAATTTTGATATATTAAAGTTAGGTAAAACCATTATTGAGAAGATAAAAACAATTTTTTAA
- a CDS encoding cell division protein FtsQ/DivIB, with the protein MKSKKTKLLVAGIWITICASFGFFSPTIPFVKEFFEIKKVYVKGTDKFSKQDIKKIFERENWFFINKNEIKRQLKDFNFVKDVEINRLFVGSIDLIVLERRPFAVLHHRNRTYLIDEEGVKLSQKYYKIRKELPQLYYNDQKISKEKLKKISLLKEEFRGRLKFKKFYIYKSQIACKTEDGKDIIFSIEDIEKSIERAKIFLKKAGIDQFRYLNFSFEHMVIARR; encoded by the coding sequence ATGAAAAGTAAGAAAACAAAATTACTGGTAGCAGGAATATGGATAACCATATGTGCATCTTTTGGTTTTTTCTCTCCCACCATACCATTTGTAAAAGAGTTTTTTGAGATAAAAAAGGTATATGTCAAAGGAACAGATAAGTTCAGCAAGCAGGACATAAAAAAAATATTTGAAAGGGAAAACTGGTTTTTTATAAACAAAAATGAAATTAAAAGACAGCTCAAAGATTTTAACTTTGTGAAGGATGTTGAAATTAACAGGCTGTTTGTAGGCAGTATAGACCTTATTGTACTGGAAAGAAGACCCTTTGCTGTTTTGCATCACAGAAACAGAACATATCTGATAGATGAAGAAGGTGTAAAACTTTCACAGAAATACTATAAAATAAGAAAGGAACTTCCTCAGCTTTATTATAACGACCAAAAAATCAGTAAAGAAAAACTAAAAAAAATCAGCCTCCTGAAAGAAGAATTTAGAGGAAGATTGAAGTTTAAGAAGTTTTATATTTATAAAAGCCAGATTGCCTGCAAAACAGAGGATGGAAAGGATATTATATTCAGCATAGAGGATATAGAGAAAAGTATAGAAAGAGCAAAAATCTTTCTGAAAAAGGCTGGTATTGACCAGTTCAGGTACTTAAATTTTAGTTTTGAACATATGGTAATAGCAAGGAGATAG
- a CDS encoding D-alanine--D-alanine ligase family protein, with protein MNKTKVALVYGGKSSEREISIKSGTAVKKALERLNIPFKVFDPADTEKFIKEITAYRPDVVFNMLHGKGGEDGSIQGLFEILGLKYTGSPVKASAVAMDKSFTKEIARCSGIKTPQWITVEKVEDIKKWDRYPAVVKPNTEGSSIGVEIANDKKQLINAVEKAISLDSKVIIEEFIDGREITIGILNGKVLEPIEIVVKEGFYDFQNKYLSDKTEYIISPSLDEKVRRDLENSALKIYRTLGCKGTARADFMLKDDTAYFLEINTIPGMTDHSLLPKAAEASGIGFDELVLKILEGALNEK; from the coding sequence TTGAATAAAACAAAAGTCGCTCTTGTATACGGAGGAAAATCTTCAGAAAGAGAAATATCAATAAAAAGTGGAACAGCAGTCAAAAAGGCCTTAGAAAGACTGAACATTCCATTTAAGGTCTTTGATCCTGCCGATACAGAAAAATTTATTAAAGAAATAACAGCATATAGACCTGACGTGGTATTCAACATGCTGCATGGAAAAGGTGGAGAGGACGGTAGTATTCAGGGGCTGTTTGAAATTTTAGGTCTGAAATATACAGGCTCCCCCGTCAAAGCAAGTGCTGTAGCGATGGATAAATCCTTTACAAAAGAGATTGCAAGATGTTCAGGTATAAAAACGCCTCAGTGGATAACTGTTGAAAAAGTTGAAGATATAAAAAAATGGGACAGATATCCAGCAGTGGTAAAACCAAATACCGAAGGCTCTTCCATCGGGGTAGAGATAGCAAATGACAAAAAACAGTTGATTAATGCGGTAGAAAAAGCCATCAGCTTGGATAGTAAGGTTATTATAGAAGAGTTTATCGATGGTAGAGAAATAACCATTGGTATACTTAATGGAAAAGTTTTAGAGCCTATAGAAATTGTCGTAAAGGAAGGTTTTTATGATTTCCAGAATAAATATCTGTCAGATAAAACAGAGTATATCATTTCTCCATCTTTAGATGAAAAAGTTAGAAGAGACCTTGAAAACAGTGCACTGAAAATATACAGAACATTAGGTTGTAAAGGAACTGCAAGGGCTGACTTTATGCTGAAAGATGATACAGCTTACTTTTTGGAGATAAATACAATTCCGGGAATGACAGACCACAGTCTTCTTCCAAAAGCCGCAGAGGCTTCAGGTATAGGATTTGATGAGCTTGTCCTGAAAATATTAGAAGGAGCACTGAATGAAAAGTAA
- the murB gene encoding UDP-N-acetylmuramate dehydrogenase, whose protein sequence is MSWINFEEFADLSKLCTIRIGGKARKLYIPKNVEEVKNLLTEASLKGKKLFPVGIGSNTVFSDGLLEHFFVLTRELRKTKTWRERENFFIEAEAGVSFKTILSIVRKYNLEGFENLSGIPATVGGATVMNAGAYGTEMSDILERVYWISPQGNLRVFERDEIPFSYRYSPFHNNGFVYKVVIKLKASKKDIRNTIKKLLEDRNRKQPLNYPTSGSTFKNPIEKSAGYLLEKSGMKGYRIGDVAFSHKHANFLINMGSGKFKDLKRLIETAEKRVGELYQIKLEREIEIVE, encoded by the coding sequence ATGAGCTGGATTAACTTTGAAGAATTTGCTGATTTATCAAAGTTATGTACCATAAGAATAGGTGGCAAAGCAAGGAAACTTTACATACCCAAAAATGTTGAGGAAGTGAAAAACCTCCTTACAGAAGCATCCCTTAAAGGAAAGAAATTATTCCCTGTAGGCATAGGCAGCAATACAGTATTTTCAGATGGTTTACTGGAACATTTCTTTGTGCTGACAAGGGAACTGAGAAAAACAAAGACATGGAGAGAAAGGGAAAATTTTTTTATCGAAGCTGAGGCAGGAGTCAGTTTTAAAACTATCCTGAGTATTGTCAGAAAGTATAATTTGGAAGGGTTTGAAAATCTATCGGGAATACCGGCAACAGTAGGTGGTGCAACTGTGATGAATGCAGGTGCATATGGAACAGAGATGTCTGATATTTTAGAAAGGGTATACTGGATATCTCCACAGGGAAATCTGAGAGTGTTTGAGAGAGATGAAATCCCCTTTTCCTACAGATACTCTCCATTTCACAACAACGGTTTTGTGTACAAAGTAGTAATAAAACTTAAGGCTTCAAAAAAGGATATAAGAAACACAATTAAAAAACTCCTTGAGGACAGAAACAGAAAACAGCCCCTTAACTACCCCACGTCAGGCTCTACATTTAAAAATCCTATAGAAAAATCTGCAGGTTATCTATTAGAAAAATCAGGAATGAAAGGATACAGGATTGGAGATGTTGCATTTTCCCACAAACATGCCAATTTCCTCATAAATATGGGCAGTGGAAAGTTTAAAGATTTAAAGAGATTAATAGAAACTGCCGAAAAAAGAGTAGGGGAATTGTATCAAATTAAACTTGAAAGGGAAATTGAGATTGTTGAATAA
- the murG gene encoding undecaprenyldiphospho-muramoylpentapeptide beta-N-acetylglucosaminyltransferase, translating into MKIFISGGGTGGHFYPAVAVSEELKERGATIYYFGTEKGIESRKNFPADRKFLYNISGIRGKNIFSSTSSALRLIKTSFSVAEIIKKEKPDAVLCFGGYTSVPLGIASAITGTPLFLHEQNSVPSYTNRILSKFARKIFITFEYSKKFFKEDKTLLSGLPVRKQIKEDIKVKKESARKELGLENRKTVLIFGGSQGSRRLSQLGFELAGLMKNLQFLIIGGKHYTKPSNIPENVYFFEYIDRIGLAYASSDIVISRSGASSTYEILLSGKFAVFVPYPYAASDHQFFNALWLYKKGLCEIMREESLSTEKIKSILEKTESQYLKDIEKDLKNLSIYNSEKIIVDRIFDELD; encoded by the coding sequence ATGAAAATATTTATATCAGGTGGTGGAACAGGAGGACATTTCTATCCAGCAGTTGCAGTATCTGAAGAATTAAAAGAAAGGGGAGCAACGATCTATTACTTTGGAACAGAGAAAGGTATTGAGAGTAGAAAGAATTTCCCTGCAGACAGGAAGTTTCTGTATAACATATCCGGAATTAGAGGTAAAAATATTTTCAGTTCTACATCATCTGCATTAAGGCTTATTAAGACATCCTTTTCTGTCGCAGAAATTATAAAAAAAGAAAAACCCGATGCAGTTCTGTGCTTTGGAGGTTATACATCTGTCCCTCTTGGCATCGCATCGGCAATAACGGGAACACCTTTATTTCTCCACGAGCAAAACTCTGTACCTTCTTATACAAACAGAATCCTCTCAAAATTTGCAAGAAAGATATTTATAACATTTGAGTATTCAAAAAAATTTTTCAAAGAAGATAAAACACTGCTCTCAGGACTTCCTGTAAGAAAACAGATTAAGGAAGACATAAAAGTAAAAAAGGAGAGTGCACGGAAAGAGCTTGGACTGGAAAACAGAAAAACTGTACTGATCTTTGGTGGTAGTCAGGGTTCAAGAAGATTATCACAGCTTGGATTCGAGCTTGCCGGTCTGATGAAAAATCTGCAGTTCCTTATAATAGGTGGAAAGCATTACACAAAACCTTCAAACATACCAGAAAATGTTTACTTTTTTGAGTACATAGACAGGATAGGGCTTGCATACGCATCTTCTGATATTGTAATATCAAGGTCTGGAGCATCTTCAACATATGAGATTCTTCTGTCAGGTAAGTTTGCTGTATTTGTTCCCTATCCTTATGCTGCATCAGACCATCAGTTTTTTAATGCATTGTGGCTCTACAAGAAAGGACTGTGTGAAATAATGAGAGAAGAATCCCTGTCTACAGAAAAAATAAAATCTATTTTAGAAAAGACAGAAAGCCAGTATCTGAAAGATATTGAAAAAGATTTAAAAAATCTCAGTATTTATAACAGCGAAAAAATAATCGTGGACAGGATTTTTGATGAGCTGGATTAA
- the ftsW gene encoding putative lipid II flippase FtsW produces the protein MIRDFYFDRVLVICFLVLIILGVIFVFSATSTPSLINHKDPYFYLKREVMWAALSITVMALSYLVPIDFWKKAGYPIMILSIILLVLVFIFPAEIRGVHVKRWIDLGIVRFQPSEFVKLSTLIFVASYISRKEMTNGFLNSWSFIIGVSSLPAIAIVLVLIEPHKGAAILIAVLLFAVLVSSKVPARKLLLLPAVLIPMFLLFILSSDYALKRVEALIDPVHNRTGISYQVFQSILAFVKGGITGEGIGGGTQKLKYLPEIHTDFIFALVGEETGFIGAVAVIVIFLVILYRGIKISSELDDTFSQILGAGITYMIVIQAFFHMAVNVSLFPPTGFTLPFISYGGSSLIVFSIAAGILLRLSKEPKSSIYSRWKL, from the coding sequence ATGATTAGGGATTTTTATTTTGACAGGGTTCTTGTTATCTGCTTTCTTGTTCTTATAATACTGGGAGTTATATTTGTTTTCAGTGCAACTTCCACACCATCCCTTATTAACCATAAAGATCCATACTTTTATCTGAAAAGAGAAGTTATGTGGGCTGCTCTGTCCATAACTGTGATGGCTTTGTCTTACCTTGTCCCCATTGATTTCTGGAAAAAAGCTGGTTATCCCATTATGATTCTTTCTATTATTCTGCTTGTGCTTGTATTCATATTTCCTGCTGAGATAAGAGGAGTTCACGTAAAAAGATGGATAGATTTAGGTATCGTAAGATTTCAGCCTTCTGAATTTGTGAAACTCAGCACACTGATATTTGTTGCCAGCTACATATCAAGAAAGGAAATGACAAACGGCTTTTTAAACAGTTGGTCTTTTATTATTGGGGTTTCCTCACTTCCTGCCATCGCAATCGTACTTGTACTTATAGAACCCCATAAAGGGGCAGCAATACTTATAGCTGTCCTTCTATTTGCAGTTCTTGTATCTTCAAAGGTTCCTGCCAGAAAACTGCTTCTGCTCCCTGCCGTTTTAATTCCTATGTTCCTTCTGTTTATTCTCAGCTCAGATTATGCACTGAAAAGAGTGGAAGCACTTATAGACCCTGTTCACAACAGAACAGGCATAAGTTATCAGGTGTTTCAGTCAATACTTGCTTTTGTAAAAGGAGGAATAACAGGAGAAGGAATTGGTGGTGGTACTCAGAAACTGAAATATCTACCGGAGATACATACAGACTTTATATTTGCCCTTGTTGGAGAAGAAACAGGGTTTATAGGAGCAGTTGCTGTTATCGTAATATTCCTTGTGATACTTTACAGAGGTATAAAGATAAGCAGTGAGCTTGATGATACATTCTCCCAGATTCTTGGAGCTGGTATAACATACATGATTGTTATCCAGGCATTTTTCCACATGGCAGTAAATGTCAGTCTGTTTCCGCCTACAGGATTTACACTGCCGTTTATCAGTTATGGTGGTTCTTCACTGATAGTATTTTCTATTGCTGCTGGAATACTGCTCAGACTGTCAAAAGAACCTAAATCCAGTATATACAGCAGGTGGAAGTTATGA
- the murD gene encoding UDP-N-acetylmuramoyl-L-alanine--D-glutamate ligase, translating to MVLIFGKGKTGLHLSRFMKKNNIPFIIRDDKDFRTEDLKDINIIVTSPGIPFYHNIYKLGKKYDIEVIGDVEYAFRLFRGKIIAVTGTDGKSTTTYFLGEFLKEKNPFVGGNYGEPFIDAVKQKKDTAVLELSSFQIYSTKRFRPNIGVLLNVSTDHLNWHRKSSHYILSKIKMFKNMGKENIAVLNYDIENVRNIPTKAKKYYFSTKILPSQVEGIFCCGNILILNVDKKLLRLDISKFKLKGKHNIQNLMAAVLTAYLYGIPLKNIEEKIPLLKPLPFRLEFAGEKNGVLFYNDSKSTTVQSVMKAVESFSDRPVHLIIGGIYKGGDFSVLNNYSNIKHVYIYGRDRYTLKGMVKNSSISRELSSAVKKAFKNAEKGDIILFSPGCSSFDMFKNYIDRGEKFNQILERLTV from the coding sequence GTGGTTCTTATCTTTGGTAAAGGAAAAACAGGGTTACACCTTTCCCGGTTCATGAAAAAAAACAACATTCCGTTTATTATAAGAGATGATAAAGATTTCAGAACAGAAGATCTTAAAGACATAAACATTATCGTTACATCGCCAGGTATTCCGTTCTACCACAATATTTACAAACTGGGAAAAAAGTATGACATTGAAGTTATAGGGGATGTGGAGTATGCGTTCAGACTGTTTAGAGGAAAGATTATAGCTGTTACAGGAACAGACGGAAAAAGTACAACAACATACTTTTTAGGTGAATTTTTGAAGGAAAAAAATCCATTTGTAGGGGGAAATTACGGAGAGCCTTTTATAGATGCAGTAAAGCAGAAAAAAGATACAGCAGTTTTGGAGCTTTCATCATTCCAGATTTACTCAACAAAAAGATTCAGACCAAATATTGGTGTTTTACTCAACGTTTCTACAGACCATCTGAACTGGCACAGAAAATCCAGCCATTATATACTGTCAAAGATAAAGATGTTCAAAAATATGGGGAAAGAAAATATAGCAGTCCTTAATTACGATATTGAAAATGTGAGAAACATTCCAACAAAAGCAAAAAAGTATTACTTCTCTACAAAAATACTTCCATCACAGGTAGAAGGCATATTCTGTTGTGGAAACATTCTCATACTGAATGTAGATAAAAAACTGCTCAGATTAGACATATCAAAATTTAAGCTGAAAGGTAAGCATAACATTCAGAATCTTATGGCAGCTGTGCTGACCGCTTACCTGTATGGCATTCCCCTTAAAAATATAGAAGAAAAGATTCCCCTTCTAAAACCGTTACCTTTCAGACTGGAATTTGCAGGAGAAAAGAATGGTGTACTGTTTTACAATGACTCCAAATCAACTACTGTTCAGTCTGTTATGAAAGCTGTTGAAAGTTTTTCAGACAGACCTGTTCATCTTATAATAGGCGGCATATACAAGGGCGGAGACTTTTCTGTGTTAAATAACTACAGCAATATAAAACATGTGTACATATATGGCAGAGACAGATATACACTAAAAGGAATGGTAAAAAATTCATCAATCAGCAGAGAGCTTTCCTCTGCAGTTAAGAAAGCCTTTAAAAATGCCGAAAAAGGGGATATAATCCTTTTCTCTCCAGGATGCTCAAGTTTTGATATGTTTAAAAACTATATAGACAGGGGAGAAAAGTTTAACCAAATACTGGAACGTTTAACTGTATGA